A single window of Streptomyces sudanensis DNA harbors:
- a CDS encoding LacI family DNA-binding transcriptional regulator: protein MAKVTRDDVARLAGTSTAVVSYVINNGPRPVAPATRERVLAAIKELGYRPDRVAQAMASRRTDLIGMIVPDARQPFFAEMAHAVERAAADRGKMVLVGNSDYRDEREIHYLRAFLGMRVAGLILVSQGMSEPAAQEIEAWDARVVLLHERPEALDDVAVVTDDTGGAQLATRHLLEHGHAYVACLGGIESTPSVGDPVADHVEGWRRAMREAGRSVEGRLYRAAYDRYDAYETALKILSGPDRPPAIFCATDDQAIGVLRAARELRLDVPGDLAVAGFDDVKEAALTDPPLTTVSSDRPAMARAAVDLVLDDGPKVPGERRERVRQFPSTLVVRRSCGCAGE from the coding sequence GTGGCCAAGGTGACGCGGGACGACGTGGCGCGACTGGCGGGTACTTCCACCGCGGTCGTGAGCTACGTCATCAACAACGGACCCCGGCCGGTCGCCCCGGCCACGCGCGAGCGTGTCCTCGCCGCCATCAAGGAGCTGGGCTACCGGCCCGACCGGGTGGCGCAGGCGATGGCGTCGCGGCGCACGGACCTCATAGGCATGATCGTCCCGGATGCGCGGCAGCCGTTCTTCGCCGAGATGGCGCACGCCGTGGAGAGGGCCGCCGCCGACCGCGGGAAGATGGTCCTCGTCGGCAACTCGGACTACCGCGACGAGCGCGAGATCCACTACCTGCGCGCGTTCCTCGGCATGCGGGTCGCCGGTCTGATCCTGGTGAGCCAGGGCATGAGCGAGCCCGCCGCCCAGGAGATCGAGGCGTGGGACGCGCGCGTGGTGCTGCTCCACGAGCGCCCGGAGGCCCTGGACGACGTGGCGGTCGTGACGGACGACACAGGCGGCGCGCAGCTCGCCACCCGTCACCTGCTGGAGCACGGCCACGCGTACGTGGCGTGCCTGGGCGGGATCGAGTCGACGCCGTCCGTCGGCGACCCGGTGGCCGACCATGTCGAGGGCTGGCGCCGCGCCATGCGGGAGGCGGGCCGTTCCGTGGAGGGGCGGCTCTACCGGGCCGCCTACGACCGGTACGACGCCTACGAGACCGCGTTGAAGATCCTGTCGGGCCCCGACCGGCCGCCCGCGATCTTCTGCGCCACGGACGACCAGGCGATCGGCGTGCTGCGCGCGGCGCGGGAGCTGCGGCTGGACGTGCCGGGGGACCTGGCGGTGGCCGGGTTCGACGACGTGAAGGAGGCCGCGCTGACGGACCCGCCGCTGACGACGGTCTCGTCGGACCGGCCGGCGATGGCCCGCGCGGCCGTGGACCTGGTCCTGGACGACGGGCCGAAGGTCCCCGGGGAGCGCCGGGAGCGCGTGAGGCAGTTCCCGTCGACGCTGGTGGTGCGCCGCAGCTGCGGCTGCGCCGGGGAGTAG
- a CDS encoding winged helix-turn-helix transcriptional regulator, producing MSSLLLLTNALQPSAEVLPALGLLLHGVRVAPAEGAALVDVPGADAVLVDGRRDLPHARSLCRLLRSTGLGCPLLLVVTEGGLAAVTADWGVDDVLLDTAGPAEVEARLRLATGRRQIADDSPMEIRSGDLSVDEATYSAKLKGRVLDLTFKEFELLKYLAQHPGRVFTRAQLLQEVWGYDYFGGTRTVDVHVRRLRAKFGPEHESLIGTVRNVGYRFVVPEKAEKARTDRPAGEAPPEAPRTGDGRGPREGGPRPARR from the coding sequence ATGAGTTCCCTGCTGCTGCTGACCAACGCCCTCCAGCCGTCGGCCGAGGTGCTCCCGGCGCTCGGGCTGCTGCTGCACGGCGTGCGGGTGGCCCCCGCCGAGGGGGCGGCCCTCGTCGACGTCCCCGGCGCCGACGCGGTCCTCGTCGACGGCCGGCGCGACCTGCCGCACGCGCGGTCGCTCTGCCGGCTGCTCCGCTCGACGGGCCTCGGCTGCCCGCTGCTGCTGGTGGTCACCGAGGGCGGGCTCGCGGCCGTCACCGCCGACTGGGGCGTCGACGACGTGCTGCTCGACACGGCGGGCCCGGCGGAGGTCGAGGCGCGGCTGCGGCTCGCGACGGGCCGCCGGCAGATCGCCGACGACTCCCCGATGGAGATCCGCAGCGGCGACCTGTCGGTCGACGAGGCGACGTACAGCGCGAAGCTGAAGGGCCGGGTGCTCGACCTCACCTTCAAGGAGTTCGAGCTGCTCAAGTACCTCGCCCAGCACCCGGGCCGGGTGTTCACGCGGGCGCAGCTCCTGCAGGAGGTGTGGGGGTACGACTACTTCGGCGGCACGCGCACGGTCGACGTCCACGTGCGGCGGCTGCGGGCCAAGTTCGGCCCGGAGCACGAGTCGCTGATCGGCACCGTGCGCAACGTCGGCTACCGGTTCGTGGTCCCCGAGAAGGCGGAGAAGGCGCGGACGGATCGGCCGGCCGGCGAGGCGCCGCCGGAAGCCCCCCGGACGGGTGACGGAAGGGGGCCGCGGGAGGGGGGTCCGCGACCCGCGCGGCGGTAG
- a CDS encoding MoaD/ThiS family protein: MAAGTIRYWAAAKAAAGTAEEPYAAETLAEALDAARERHPGELARVLRRCSFLVDGAPVGTRGHETVRLAEGGTVEVLPPFAGG; encoded by the coding sequence ATGGCAGCGGGAACCATCCGCTACTGGGCCGCGGCCAAGGCCGCCGCGGGCACCGCCGAGGAGCCGTACGCCGCGGAGACCCTCGCGGAGGCGCTGGACGCCGCCCGCGAGCGGCATCCGGGGGAGCTGGCCCGGGTGCTGCGGAGGTGCTCCTTCCTGGTGGACGGCGCCCCCGTGGGAACGCGCGGGCACGAGACGGTACGGCTGGCGGAGGGCGGCACGGTAGAAGTGCTCCCGCCGTTCGCAGGAGGGTGA